AGTGGTGGATGATAGATCGTTGTTAAGATAAAATTATACGGTATAAGGTGGGTGTTACTAATTACATCCGAACATGTTGAATCCCATACAAGTTTTTAAATGTATGCAACCATTTCCGTATAGATAATTTTTGTCTGGGgccttcaaaaacaaaaattttacccTTGCGTGCTCATTTTCCCTATTAATCGATTTTTGATATCAATCGATATACTCAAACGTCATAAACAgctgttaaaagaaaatagcCTTTGGCAGATCGGCGCAGTTGACGCGTGTACAAAATCGAAAGCAAATTTGATGTAGATGGACGAACCTCTAAGTACCACCGTTCATCAGTGACGATCATGTTTAAAATTGAATCGTACGTCACGCCGCTCATTTTGAGCTACGTGGACAAGTacataaaaaacataaaacccGAGGATTCACAGGTAAGATGTCAACATTAAGATAGCCAGTTTCagatacaaaaaatatttttaattgccACAGGTTTCTCTATGGGGAGGAGACGCTGTGTTTCACAACTTGGATTTGAGATTGGATGTACTTGAGGCTGAATTACATTCTCCTTTCACGTTTTCTAGTGGACACATTCATGAACTGAGAATCCATGTTCCTTGGACAAAACTAGCATCTGAATCGATTGTCATTACTATAAATACCATAGGTAGCTTAAAATAAAgttccattttttgtttattaaaattattaacttGATTAATTACCCAGAATGTACACTCAAATTAAAAAGCACAGAGGATCGTGTGTCAGAAAAATCCAGTCAGAGCCAAAGAGTGAAATCAAAAAGGTCTGCCCATTAATACCTTCTCAATGCAGTTTTAAACTTTAATAACTTTTAAACTTAATTACAGGCAAGAAGTGGCTGTAAGTCCTCCTGGTTACATTCAATCCCTCATgtcaaaaataattaacaacATTAGTATTGTCTGCAATAATGTAATTCTGAAATATTTGGAAGAAGACATAGTCCTGTCACTCAATGCTCGCACAGTTTCCCTCACCTCCGTAGATGGTAAATGGGAGACGGCCTTTACAGGTGATTTCACGACCGTTATTTTAAAGATAGAAATCGAATTTGTTACATTTTTCGCCATCTTTTACAGAATTGGCCTCCCCAGATTTCACGTCGAGAAAGGCAATAACAGTGTCTGATTTGACTATTTGTTTGGGTAAGTTCTTATTAAATTGGTTTGTTTTGTACTTTATTAACTACATTTAAATTTGTAGACCAATGCAACGCTCAAGGAAAAATTCCCACATATCAGGTTTAATTTCTTTGATCAAGGTTATTTACCGACTTCCTCTAATTCAATTTATATTTGACAGGAACCGTTTCTGTATAGATGCTCGTTGACTGTGCGATTGAGCTCAACGTATCCGAATGCCATTGGAGCACGAGCATTAAAAACGCGCatagattttcttttccccaaACTGGATTTTTCTTTGTCAGATCAACAAATTCCCATGTTCATCCGACTTTTCAACTTGGCCCTTGCATTATACCTTGGTGACTTCAAGAACAAACCggacaagaaagaagaagcagatGATAACACGTCCACCGTCGTCGATGACACCAacgttgaagaagaaaactctGAAAATCAATCGTGGGCAGGCTGGGCTTGGGGTTATGTCCCGGCTATTTTACCCGTCTGGGAAAACGATGCGGCAGAGAGTGGCGAAGTCTTACCTTCTGATCGGGAAAGAATCTTTCAATTTGGCGTCTTTATTGAACGTGTCAACTGGACTTTCAAATGGGCCGAATTAATTCGCGACGTCTCCATCTCATCCGCACCAAGTCGGCTTCGATTCCAGCCTTTCTTGACAGCTCGAATGCAAGGTTGCTTTCTCCAAGTAACAGTGGCCGGAGTCGAGTGGGTCGACGTCCAAGGAGGTGTCAGCCATTTGATGCTAGAGCCTTCTTCATCGTACTGCCTGTGTGGAGTTCAAGAAGATACCACTCTCTATTACCTGCAAGGATGCGAACGCTCTGCTTTCCTTAACGAATCACTCTACGATCCAATTGAAAAGGTGGAACAGACTGTGGAATCCAAGCCCAACTTTCAATGGGAGGATCACGTTCAAAGAATTACAGAAGCAACCCTCCTGGAACGCACTCCAGCATTAGGATTTGATTACCTATATCAGTTGGAATTACCAGGAGACATAACGTCCGAATACCTGTCACAATTGGGATCAGAATTCGAGTACAGCAATCTGCCAGAAAAAGCTCTTTTCCGTCTTGCCGTCAGTCCACTGCAGCTTAAAGTTTCCTATGGATTAGTCCACCGTCTTAGCGCCTTACTTCATGCAGCTCATAACTACAACTATCCAGATTACGCTGACCCCGAATTGGAAATTATTCGTCGTTCATCAATCCCCCCGGACACTGACCAATTGTTAAACTTGGGTAGTAATTTGCCCAGCAGAACGTACCAAGTGGCTGTGTTGCGGCCTCTCGTTTTCATTTCGGTAACTCCGCCTCATCCGACTTTCGATTTACAGCGACTTGTTGAGCGCAGAGTCATCCGGATGAGAGATAACGTGAATTGCACTCCAACGGTATCGTTGCCCGTCTTGAAGTTTGCTTGTACCTGTGCTGACCTCCAAGTTGTCCGGCCGATGTATCCTATCCGCTTGACAATGGCATTGCAATCGCTTCCTTCACCTCCAGCCAGTCTAGTTCAGCAAGGCCACACCATGGTCCAGCTCAAATTCCAAGAACTATCAACTGAATTAGTGATGGAAGAGTTCCATCTTCCTCTGTTGAAGCCGTGCAACGCTTCCGCCAGTCTAAAACTACTGCTGTTGCCGGAATTGTGGCAAACGGAACGTGTCATTTTCTCCTGCAAGTTGGAATCGGAAAAACTGGAATTGCTGGCCAGTCGACCCCAAATCGATTTCGTGACATCAGTCTGGAAGACGTTGACGGATCCGGTTACATTAACTACCCCTAATAGAATTGTATTGTTCGAGGTTCTAAATCAGGCGGCCCATCCAACTTTGCAGCTGAACCTAAACGGTTTCAGAATGGACTACATCCGAACAGCATCTATGGTATGCGCGGGATCGTCCATCAGATCGCTGAATGCTTCCATCTTGCAAACGAATGCCgtgccttttttctctcacaCTTCAGATCCGCATCGTAACAACTTCACCGAATGGTTGATTCAATTCCCACATAGTCTCATCCAGCGCAAGGTAGAAGCCCATAGTGCTGCAccggtttttgttttcaaaatgtcCTCCTTCGATGTTCTGCTGGATGCCGGTTGGCTGAAATGGTTGAATTACCGTTCGGATGCGTTGGTGGAGAATGCCACTTCCATAGGGCCGGAAGAAGAAACTGAAACGCTACAACCGACTTCCTTCCGCAGTAATCAATCCAATTGCGCTCGCGATTCGGGATTGAGCAGTTCGATGGATGGTCAAACTTGGCGAGCATCCAGCTTCCAGCAATCGACTTTAACCAAATCGGCCGAAGAAACTTCATCAACTTATGAACCAGTCGACTGGATAGCCATCCGGAGACTACTTCAGCGTTCGATTCTCCACATCGACATCCAGCCCAGCAGTCTCGTGCTTTCGGGGGATTCAGGAGAATTGCGACTCCAGTTCCAGTTACCTGCCGTTTATGTCTCTTGTCCGCACATCCGCACATCGTCGTTAACATTGGAGGACCTTCCATTCCGAGAAAGTGGATCtttagtttcttcttttccgtgGACAGTCAGCTTTCAACATTTTGGATTTTCTTCCGGCCTTCACTTCGACAGCCTACGTCCCATTTTGGAACCCATTTCTCTGAAAATGACGATAGCTTTGAATCCATCAACTGCCAATAGTCCAGTTGACCCAGTCAAGTGTACCGATATTCGACCACCAAGCATCGATTTGTGCATCCACATCGACATGAATGCCATTGAGATATCGCTCGACGTTCAGCAGTTGCAACTCTTATGCGATAAATTTGCTGATTTATCAAATTGGTTGGGTGTTTCCACGTCCAACAGTCCAACCATAACAACCAGTCGATCCAATTTCGAAATTGGGTTGTGGCTTCAGTGGGCCATGCCCAGGTTTGTCCTGGCATTAGAAACACCGTCCAGTAGAACTGTCCTCGATATGGAAGACGTCACAACTTCTGTGGATTATCAACATCGTCAGTACGCCAAAATTAAGTCGCGGTTGACATCGGTTTCGGTGAAATTGTTCACGAAAACCCAAGAGACTTGGATATTGGAAAGCAAGACGAACGGCATCGTAATGTCTTGCGTTGACGATATTACCCGTGACTTGTTACCATCCGGTGCAGTGGGGAAAACAGTGGCCGTTCCGTCGATATCGACCGCTCCATCAGATGCCTTCCAGCCGCAACCAGCCAGCAAAAATAGTGTGGGAGGAAATGCTGGAGGAATATTGACCCTGACATGGACCCGAGCTCAGCGTCAGGACGTACACTCAAAGTGGCATTCCAGAGGTCGCCGGAAGAGCAATCAAACTGAAGAGGAGGTCGAAGAGGTCGTATCGCCATCTGACCGTTATTTACACGAAGTTGATATCGCCTTGGAAGCTATCGATGTTGTATTGACGGAAATCCTCTTGGACCATCTTATACAGCTAGCCCAACCAGCACTTAACTCTTTATCTCGAATCTTGACGCCCACTTGTACTCTTCCGGCCAGCAGCCATACTCTTCCGTTGATTTTCGCCACCAGCAAAGGACTTCGAGTATTTTTGGTCCAAGAAAAGTTCcttcttttgaatttggatGGTGCCGAACTATCCCCTCATGTTCAGAATCCCGTTGGCCGGAGTGTCCAGCTCAAACCGGATTTGTACGACGAAGCAGAACGACAAGGATTGCTTTTTATTCCTGGCCACGATGTTGAAGATCGTCAATATCAAATTGATTTGTCTGGCCTCTCTTTCAGTTCAGGTTATTtgccaaaaattatttttaaaggaatgtactatattaataataaattatttgcaGGATGTTGGAGGGAAGTTGAACGAGCCAGCTGGGTTTGGCGGACGCTCAATCCAGCTTCCACTCTTCATACAATGGCGGAAAATCCAGCGCTGGAATGGAACGCTCGTCAAGAGCAACCATCGGAGCCAAGTGTTGGATTGACTCCAATTTTAGCTCGCTGCTCTTTGCGAGTTATCTACGCTCCTCCGATTGTCAGCCTGGAACAGCAATGTCTCGTTGCCGGGCAAGCCATTGAGGTCAACGCTTCCAGCGACATCCAGTTGTTAATTGATGCCAAGCAAATCGATTATTACATTCAATGGATGAATATTCTTCTTTCGGCAGCTACGAACTTGTCTTCGAAAGAGCAACAAGTGGCCGGATTTCCAgctcattcattttttacttCTAACCGAGTTTGTGTCATCATCTACACGTCGCAGCCAGACGAATTTCTGCCGTTTGCCTTGATCAATCTCATCCAGCCTCACGTATTGATCAAAACGGCTGATCAAGAAGTACACGAAATCGCCGTTTACGACATTCGGTTACAACTACCTTGCTGGGCCGATGGATCACCTGTCAAGAGTTGTTTGCTTCCGGATGAAAGCATGTATCCAATCAGTTTGATAGAAACGCGACTCGGTCAGCCGTCCATCATTACTGGAGTTCCACCTTCTCTTTTCCGCCTTGAAATCATTTCTGCTCGCCAATTGAATGTGGAACTTGGACGCCCTTTCAAATTCATTCTCCATGCAGACAATATTTCGAATCTCCAGTATTTGGCTCGACAGTTGGAAGCCttccaaacaaaacaagaagattCGAAGCCATCATTATACCGGCAAATTTGCTTGAAAACGAGCCAAATGGTAGTGGAAATACCGGTTCCCTCCGCCGTAATCATCGCCGGTCTAAACGATATGCTACTGGATGTGACTTGCCAATTGgacacaaatgaagaaaaacgagaGAAACTAGAAGCTAATTTAATACTGAATGCTTTCTCTGTCAAAGCGGAAATGGATCAAAACATTAATTTGCAACTATGCGATCCTTTCAGTCTCGATAGTCGGATCCAGTTGTTGTGGCCACACTGGTTATCTAATAAGCGCGTCTTGGTACGTGCATTTTGTCGAGCCGACAACCTTCGACTTCACGCTGGGCCTCGCCAAGTGACTGTAGCCACGGCTCTTACGCAATGGATGTTGCAAAATTACTCCCCATCTCAAAATGACGATCCAGCTCCAAAGGATGTCGTCGTGGATACGGATGAACAACATTATCAGGATGATTTGAGAACTGGTACATTTGATTTCCAGGTTCGGGACACCACCTCCCGTCcttcttccggatggatgcaAGCAGAAGAGAAACCACGTCCGTACCAGGTAGTTTTCAACGTTCAACCAGCCTCCATGTGCTGGGCATACCCTCAACCAAGAGCTCTGACTCGGGTTGATGTTTATCCGATTCCTCTAATGAAAGCGGATGGAGCCGGTCAAGATGCGGCACCTGGAGTCGAGCAGGTTGATTGTACCTTGGAGTTTTGGGATCACTGTAGTCAAGAATTTCGTATTCTGAGGCGTTTTTCACTGTCTGAAGTTCGTTTCACTCGAGTTCCTCTGCCCAGCATATCAACCAATCAAACAGCACGCAACGTCCAGGATGACGAGAGGAGAGCGGAGAGGGAACTTTTGGAGAAGCAAGTGGCTTTTTCTGACATGTGGCGAATCGTTATGCATTTTACCGAAGAAAATTTGCCGGAAAATCGGCCCAAGAAGATTATCGCTGCTCCGCCCAGTAATATTTCATCTTATCACATTGACTAAGATTCGtcattttattaatattaatttatgAACTAGGTTTAGTGGCCTGCACTAGAATTGATTCATACTTCAACGCATCCATGGTGCCCGATGTCCAGCTGGGTTTTACTTTCAACCACATATCGTTATCACTCCGCAACCAGCTGATCACGCCGCCTTCATCTTCTCTTGATGGCCAATTCCATCTGGATGGAACGATGCCAACTGATTTTCCTTTCGCAACTATAAATTGCAGTTCCATTTCTGCCAATTTACGATGTCGATTGGATGAGACGGTGACTGCCTCTTTGGATTTGTCTACGCAAGTTCAAGCGAATCTCATCAATTTTCGTTTCCTCGTCGACGAGGCTATCCTCGAGCCAACAAgtatttaatttgattaaaattctATTTAGTCTTTCTCTAAAAATATCTCATGTCTAGGTGTTGATGTCAAAATCCTGCTGGATGAGAGTAAATCCGTGACCGCTTTGATTTCGAGTCATAGATCTCTGGATTTCAATATTGGCCAGTGTAGCGTTCACACGTTGACGTCGTGTTTGAATTCGTGGAACGCCCTTTTGAACGCCGACAGCCATTTGTGCACATTGTACACGCACTACGTAATACGGAATGACACCCAAAATGTTTTGCGTATCGGTCAATCCGGGACGGGCGAATCTATTTTATTGGCCTCACGCCAAGCTCACCAGTACGCCTGGAAGGTGATGGGCGAAAATAATCAATTGCACGCATGTATGGAAGGTGGAAGATGGCGTTGGTGCCAACCTTGTTCTATTGACCGCCTTGGTACTAGTATCCGTTCGGTGGTTGACAGTCGACCTAAACTGCCACTCATCTGGACCGTGAAAGGGCTCAATAGTCTCCAAAAAGAGGTCACCATTCGTGGCCAGGTGCAAGTCGCAAATCTGTTGCCCCACGCCCTTGAAGTCAAATTGGTTCCATccaaaatggaaccaagtggtGCCATCGTAGTAGGAGAAATGAGAGGTCAAGTCAGCGCTTCGTCGATTGCtccttcatttgtttttccacTGGAACATCTGCATGCTGTTAAAGTACGCTTGCCGGGCAATACGTGGTCCGGATTGATTCCTCTCGTTCAGGTCGAAaccaaaacaagaaatgttttattagTTCGAGGtatgtttttattaatttatttaatcataaaaaaaaaaaaaaagatttgaatgttttttattgattgtagTGGCTCAAAAGGACAAAGGTGATTCGCTGAATTTGTGGTGCCACATGTGGACAGAAAAAGTTGATCAGCATAATTCAAGATTATTGGTAAATTCTTTTAAGTTCTGaacctaaaatttaaaaattttggccTAAAGCAGAACTAAgaacaaaaggttttttttttaaacaggttCTCTTCTCTCCACTGTACATGGTACGATCGTATTTGCCACAACCGCTACGACTACATTTGCGAACGCCCGGACTCAACTCGTCAATTTTCTCAGAGATTGAAGGACGTGGTAGTCAATCCGTCCTTGAATGCCCGGGCAGTGTTGATCACGGCCATCAGCTGAGCTTTCAACTGAGCTCCACTCTGCCGGAATCTACTCCACCAGTTCCGCTGTCATGGACGATGGCCTCGCAAAACGTCACACTATCCGGTCAGCAAACTCCGTATATCAACGATTTGCTTGAAGAACTATTCACAAACGACCAACTTGAGAAATGGCCCTTCGCTGAGAATGTGGATTTTATCGACTGCTCGGCCGATATACCACAACCCAAAACGGACGTTCGAGTCACCTTCTCCAGCTTACACCAACGCTGCCATTCGCTACTTGTCGAACTGAAACCTTGGGCATTGGTGGTCAACCACTCTGGCATCGATTTAGTATTGAAACGAGTCAATGATTCCGCCGGATGTTGGACTCTTCCCAATCGGGCAGTCATGGCGCCACCACCTATGAACGACGACACCTTCCAGATTGGCTTCATTGAAGATGGACAACTTGATTCCGTGTTCTATTCCCAGCCACTACTTTTACAGGATCAGGATCACTTTCATTTCATGTACCGACCGAGAGTCGAAGGCGCCATCCCTTTGGAAGGATTCTGTACGGTTCAAATAACTAAAAGCAATGGAGCAATGTGCTATTTGACGTTGACGTCAAGAATGCACGAAGGAATCCGCATCCTGTCCATCCAGCCAACGTTCCGCATCCACAACGCCACACCCAGTCTGTTAAAAATCGGATGTTTAATTGGGGACAGCCTTTTGGCTTGCAAAGCGACCCTTGTAGAACCCAAAGATGAGTCCCGTGCCATTCCTCTGTTATTTTGGCAGAGCACAGGAAAACATTCAGAGAGTCTCTACTTATCCATTCGACTTTGTTCCGACTGGAGTTGTCCAATCCAACTTTACCATCCTGGTCATAGTTCGCGGAATTCAAATTCTCATCATATCAACCCACAACGCTACTCCGTTTCTGTCCCGTTGTCTTGTGGGAGTCTTGAATCCGAAACATCCGACAATTGTCCTCTCGTCATTACTCGGCTGGAACAAAGTGGACTAGTCTATCTGTCTGTAAATGTCGACCCTGATCCATTGTGGGTTCTCATCAATCGAACCGAATTGACTTTGGCATACGGCCAGGCTTCTGATAGCGTTCCCGGTCATCCGGAACCGGATTGCCCCACCTTTAATTGGCACGGAGTGATTCGCTCTAATGAAGCTGCTTTTTACACGCCACCCTGGGGTCAGCTGCGCTACACTGACGTCTCACCACCTGTAAATCTTCCCAGATTGTTGTTGGCTTTAGAAGAGACTAGCCCGAAGTGGAGCAATCCTGTTCATCCCAGTCACACCTACGATCAATTCCTTTGCTTGTCTCCAAGTATCGACGTGATGGTCCGGATGGTTCGGACGAGTACACCTAATCAAACGGCCATTTACATTGAACCGGTTAGTCGTGTCGAGATATCTGCTTCCGATATCAGAGGACGAATTGAAATTCCTCCTCCCGTCGCTCCGCCCTCACCAGTACAAGACGTTACAATCCGACCACCACGACCCGCTCTACGTTCACCCTGTAAAACGGAAAATGAATGTAAAGTTCTTCATGATTTGGCTGGTAATCAGTTGGTCAGGATTACCAATGCTGTTTCCGAAGAGAAGGATTTGAATTTGACGGTTTACTGGCCTGAAATTAGCGTTTGCTTTCGCGATGACACGACTGCCCAACGCCGAGAAATGTCTCGGCTGACTGTGGATCACTTTCTGGTGGATTACTTTCAAAATTCTTCGGTCCGACGAATCACGTCTCGCTGTGGACATGTTCAAATGGATAATCAATTGTACCAGCCGCAGTCAAATGCGCCGGAAGCAAGATCACGAGATGAAGAAGTTCAAGGTTTCGATTTCCCCGTCATATTTTTAGCCCAGAATCCTCCCACCTGGCAACAGAAATCGCTGGCGAAATTATTGGATGCACTCCGAcaaagtgcgttggttgtctTGGAACTGGGCTTGACCGACTCTGGTCGCCCTACTTCGCTGGATTTCCAATTGGatcccatttttctctttattgaaGATCGATTCATCGTGGCCGCCATGGATTACCTGAATACTTTTTCATTCAGCACGCCGACTTTGAAGAAAGGCTCCAATCAATCATCCGAGCTTGTCTCATTTCCGGATCGAGTCGCTGAAGTGTTATCCAGCCTATCAGTCTCAGTCAATTTAGATCAATTGAAAGTGCGCGCCATTTCGCTTGACTTGAGTCTCCGCAGTTCTGTCAAACTCTACATCGCTCTGGATCATTCCCCACTCCGGCTGGACGCTTTTGAACGCTCGTTAGTATTGACAACACCATACAGACTGGGCCAGACATTAGCCATGCATTACGTGTCCAGTGCTCTCTTCAAAGCCGGATGGGTTGTAGGATCTATGGAATTGCTTGGATCGCCCACCGCCTTGGCTCGGACGGTTACCCTTGGCTTGAAAGATTTCGTTCGGTTACCGTATCAGGGCATTTGGCGAGGTCCAAGAGGGTTCCTCGCCGGAATTTTCAATGGTTCGGCTTCTTTGGTCAGTCACGTAACAGCCGGAACTGTCACATCCGTCACCCAATTAGCAAGTAGCGTGGCTCGTAACGTTGATCGACTCTCCTTTGACTTGGATTTTCAACAGCGAagcgaagaaggaagaaggaaaaaaccgCAAGGTAACTATTttgctatttatttattttgcggTGATGTgcgataaataaatatattttttaaaactatttttttaggTTTGGTTCAAGGAATCGGCTGGGGTCTCAGCGCATTGGGATTGAGCTTACTTGGAGCTTTAGGTGGATTGGCTCATCATCCACTTCAATCGCTGATTGAAGACGGAACAGTAAGTCCGCGCGGTCTGGCAGTCGGACTAACTAAAGGAATTGTAGGCGTGGTCGCCAAACCTATTTCAGGAGCAGCCGATCTGGTTGCCCAAACTGGCCAAGGCC
This sequence is a window from Daphnia pulicaria isolate SC F1-1A chromosome 7, SC_F0-13Bv2, whole genome shotgun sequence. Protein-coding genes within it:
- the LOC124349239 gene encoding vacuolar protein sorting-associated protein 13B-like, with the protein product MFKIESYVTPLILSYVDKYIKNIKPEDSQVSLWGGDAVFHNLDLRLDVLEAELHSPFTFSSGHIHELRIHVPWTKLASESIVITINTIECTLKLKSTEDRVSEKSSQSQRVKSKRQEVAVSPPGYIQSLMSKIINNISIVCNNVILKYLEEDIVLSLNARTVSLTSVDGKWETAFTELASPDFTSRKAITVSDLTICLDQCNAQGKIPTYQEPFLYRCSLTVRLSSTYPNAIGARALKTRIDFLFPKLDFSLSDQQIPMFIRLFNLALALYLGDFKNKPDKKEEADDNTSTVVDDTNVEEENSENQSWAGWAWGYVPAILPVWENDAAESGEVLPSDRERIFQFGVFIERVNWTFKWAELIRDVSISSAPSRLRFQPFLTARMQGCFLQVTVAGVEWVDVQGGVSHLMLEPSSSYCLCGVQEDTTLYYLQGCERSAFLNESLYDPIEKVEQTVESKPNFQWEDHVQRITEATLLERTPALGFDYLYQLELPGDITSEYLSQLGSEFEYSNLPEKALFRLAVSPLQLKVSYGLVHRLSALLHAAHNYNYPDYADPELEIIRRSSIPPDTDQLLNLGSNLPSRTYQVAVLRPLVFISVTPPHPTFDLQRLVERRVIRMRDNVNCTPTVSLPVLKFACTCADLQVVRPMYPIRLTMALQSLPSPPASLVQQGHTMVQLKFQELSTELVMEEFHLPLLKPCNASASLKLLLLPELWQTERVIFSCKLESEKLELLASRPQIDFVTSVWKTLTDPVTLTTPNRIVLFEVLNQAAHPTLQLNLNGFRMDYIRTASMVCAGSSIRSLNASILQTNAVPFFSHTSDPHRNNFTEWLIQFPHSLIQRKVEAHSAAPVFVFKMSSFDVLLDAGWLKWLNYRSDALVENATSIGPEEETETLQPTSFRSNQSNCARDSGLSSSMDGQTWRASSFQQSTLTKSAEETSSTYEPVDWIAIRRLLQRSILHIDIQPSSLVLSGDSGELRLQFQLPAVYVSCPHIRTSSLTLEDLPFRESGSLVSSFPWTVSFQHFGFSSGLHFDSLRPILEPISLKMTIALNPSTANSPVDPVKCTDIRPPSIDLCIHIDMNAIEISLDVQQLQLLCDKFADLSNWLGVSTSNSPTITTSRSNFEIGLWLQWAMPRFVLALETPSSRTVLDMEDVTTSVDYQHRQYAKIKSRLTSVSVKLFTKTQETWILESKTNGIVMSCVDDITRDLLPSGAVGKTVAVPSISTAPSDAFQPQPASKNSVGGNAGGILTLTWTRAQRQDVHSKWHSRGRRKSNQTEEEVEEVVSPSDRYLHEVDIALEAIDVVLTEILLDHLIQLAQPALNSLSRILTPTCTLPASSHTLPLIFATSKGLRVFLVQEKFLLLNLDGAELSPHVQNPVGRSVQLKPDLYDEAERQGLLFIPGHDVEDRQYQIDLSGLSFSSGCWREVERASWVWRTLNPASTLHTMAENPALEWNARQEQPSEPSVGLTPILARCSLRVIYAPPIVSLEQQCLVAGQAIEVNASSDIQLLIDAKQIDYYIQWMNILLSAATNLSSKEQQVAGFPAHSFFTSNRVCVIIYTSQPDEFLPFALINLIQPHVLIKTADQEVHEIAVYDIRLQLPCWADGSPVKSCLLPDESMYPISLIETRLGQPSIITGVPPSLFRLEIISARQLNVELGRPFKFILHADNISNLQYLARQLEAFQTKQEDSKPSLYRQICLKTSQMVVEIPVPSAVIIAGLNDMLLDVTCQLDTNEEKREKLEANLILNAFSVKAEMDQNINLQLCDPFSLDSRIQLLWPHWLSNKRVLVRAFCRADNLRLHAGPRQVTVATALTQWMLQNYSPSQNDDPAPKDVVVDTDEQHYQDDLRTGTFDFQVRDTTSRPSSGWMQAEEKPRPYQVVFNVQPASMCWAYPQPRALTRVDVYPIPLMKADGAGQDAAPGVEQVDCTLEFWDHCSQEFRILRRFSLSEVRFTRVPLPSISTNQTARNVQDDERRAERELLEKQVAFSDMWRIVMHFTEENLPENRPKKIIAAPPSLVACTRIDSYFNASMVPDVQLGFTFNHISLSLRNQLITPPSSSLDGQFHLDGTMPTDFPFATINCSSISANLRCRLDETVTASLDLSTQVQANLINFRFLVDEAILEPTSVDVKILLDESKSVTALISSHRSLDFNIGQCSVHTLTSCLNSWNALLNADSHLCTLYTHYVIRNDTQNVLRIGQSGTGESILLASRQAHQYAWKVMGENNQLHACMEGGRWRWCQPCSIDRLGTSIRSVVDSRPKLPLIWTVKGLNSLQKEVTIRGQVQVANLLPHALEVKLVPSKMEPSGAIVVGEMRGQVSASSIAPSFVFPLEHLHAVKVRLPGNTWSGLIPLVQVETKTRNVLLVRVAQKDKGDSLNLWCHMWTEKVDQHNSRLLVLFSPLYMVRSYLPQPLRLHLRTPGLNSSIFSEIEGRGSQSVLECPGSVDHGHQLSFQLSSTLPESTPPVPLSWTMASQNVTLSGQQTPYINDLLEELFTNDQLEKWPFAENVDFIDCSADIPQPKTDVRVTFSSLHQRCHSLLVELKPWALVVNHSGIDLVLKRVNDSAGCWTLPNRAVMAPPPMNDDTFQIGFIEDGQLDSVFYSQPLLLQDQDHFHFMYRPRVEGAIPLEGFCTVQITKSNGAMCYLTLTSRMHEGIRILSIQPTFRIHNATPSLLKIGCLIGDSLLACKATLVEPKDESRAIPLLFWQSTGKHSESLYLSIRLCSDWSCPIQLYHPGHSSRNSNSHHINPQRYSVSVPLSCGSLESETSDNCPLVITRLEQSGLVYLSVNVDPDPLWVLINRTELTLAYGQASDSVPGHPEPDCPTFNWHGVIRSNEAAFYTPPWGQLRYTDVSPPVNLPRLLLALEETSPKWSNPVHPSHTYDQFLCLSPSIDVMVRMVRTSTPNQTAIYIEPVSRVEISASDIRGRIEIPPPVAPPSPVQDVTIRPPRPALRSPCKTENECKVLHDLAGNQLVRITNAVSEEKDLNLTVYWPEISVCFRDDTTAQRREMSRLTVDHFLVDYFQNSSVRRITSRCGHVQMDNQLYQPQSNAPEARSRDEEVQGFDFPVIFLAQNPPTWQQKSLAKLLDALRQSALVVLELGLTDSGRPTSLDFQLDPIFLFIEDRFIVAAMDYLNTFSFSTPTLKKGSNQSSELVSFPDRVAEVLSSLSVSVNLDQLKVRAISLDLSLRSSVKLYIALDHSPLRLDAFERSLVLTTPYRLGQTLAMHYVSSALFKAGWVVGSMELLGSPTALARTVTLGLKDFVRLPYQGIWRGPRGFLAGIFNGSASLVSHVTAGTVTSVTQLASSVARNVDRLSFDLDFQQRSEEGRRKKPQGLVQGIGWGLSALGLSLLGALGGLAHHPLQSLIEDGTVSPRGLAVGLTKGIVGVVAKPISGAADLVAQTGQGLLSATQWSEPFQARRPQLLASNQLDLICSGPTKILWKLNDETPPLTGHHTKASRICCCLEAMRARVNDALPIREQLAPVILLVSTQNFCVLNAEDGEVQVVLDLNEVDCWAHKTDPTLILVRPTPLSAPVLVEARRDDDFNPHYDYQRVSEFVRLTTPYFLPEAAVETIQDVTTNQTSSIATMEFFLNPTTKDFFIQCFQMAKQQRKGVGFALL